The Petrotoga miotherma DSM 10691 sequence TTCGCTTTAGTTATGTACCCAATAGCATTAATTAATCTCTTATTCATGGATATGCTCTTTATTTTAGTTTTTAAAAATGATCTTCAAATGAAATTTGATAAAGAGACTATCAAAAGTTTTGATACTTCTCATTTAATTGAAGATAAAAAAAGTTTTTTCCTCTCTATAATCCTTTTTGTAACAGTAATAATTGCTTTTTCGGCTCAACACTTTTTAGGTGTAGAAAGTTCCACTATTGCTATAATAGCAGGGTTCTTCTCTTTACTGATACTAGCACCAAATCAGGTGAGGGATACTTTGAACGAAGTTGAATGGGAAAGCCTTTTGTTCTTTTTTGGTTTATTTCTCATTACAGGAGCGATGGAAGAAACTGGAGTGATAGCTGATTTATCCAATATCATGGTAAAAGTTGCAGGCAATTCAGTTAAATCTTTCTCTATGTTTATTTTACCTGTTGCTAGTTTAATTTCGGGATTCATTGATAATATTCCTTTTACAGCTACTATGATTCCCGTTGTTCAACATTTACAAGTAGTGCAACCAGGTATTTTTAGCAATTTGAGTCCAGTGTGGTATTCGCTTGCGATGGGGGCATGTTTGGGTGGAAATGCAACTTCCATTGGTGCATCAGCTAATATTATTGGGCTTGCAATGCTCACGCAGTTTAAGAATAAAACTATCTTGTTCAAAGATTTTGCTAAATACGGATTATTACTTGTATTAGGAAATATAGTTATATCAGAAATATATCTATTATTATTGTTTTTCTAGAAACTTTCAGGGTGGATTATAGGGTGGGGAGCGGGGCAAGGGGCGCTAACAAAGACTAAACACGACTTACAAGAAAACTAAGCAAACAATTAATCCAAAAAAATGGTTTTTAAAAGGGTCACAGGGCGGAGCCCTCCCCCTGCCAGTTTAAGGGACCGCAGGTCCCTTCCTTAGAAGGGTGGGGAGCGGGGCAAGGGGCGCTAACAAAGACTAAACACGACTTACAAGAAAACTAAGCAAACAATTAATCCAAAAAAATGGTTTTAAAAAGGGTCACAGGGCGGAGCCCTCCCCCTGCCAGTTTAAGGGACCGCAGGTCCCTTCCTTAGAAGGGTGGGGAGCGGGGCAAAGGGGCGCTATAAATAAAGATTCTTAAGACAGTAGTCAACAATACTAAAAGGGGGAATATTTTTATGAAAACACTTTTATTGAAAAACGGATACATTTATCCTATTTCCAGAGAACCATTTGTTGGAGATATTTTGATAGAAGATGGTACAATCAAGCAAATAGGGAAAGATCTACAAGTTAAAGCAGACGAGGTGATAGATGCAACAAACAAGTATATCTTTCCAGGATTTATCGATGCTCATTCCCATATTGGTTTATTTGAAGAAGGTGTTGGAGCTTCTTACCAAGATGGAAATGAAGCGACAGACCCTATTACCCCACAAGTTAGGGCGATTGATGCCTTTTATCCGGAAGACGCTGCTATAAAAAGAGCTCTATCTGGGGGAGTTACAACAGTGATGATAGTACCAGGTAGTGCCAACCCTATTGGAGGACAGGGGGCCATATTAAAGTTAAATGCTCAAATAACCGATGAAACTATTTTAAGAGAACCTGCTGGGCTTAAAATGGCTTTGGGAGAAAATCCTAAAAGAGTCTATGGCTCTTTCAACAAAACTCCATCTACTAGGTTAGGAAATGCAGCAGTAATTAGAGATTATTTTACAAAAGTTAGAAACTATATTGAAAAGAAGAAAACCGCAGAAAAAGAAGGTAAATCTTTCAATGAAACTGATATCAAATTTGAAATTGGTGAAAAAGTCCTGAAAAAGAAAATTCCAGCAAGGATTCATGCACACAGAAAAGACGATATTTTAACGGCGATAAGGTTATCCGAAGAATTTGGGTTTGACCTTGTTATCGAACATGCAACAGAGGCTTATAAAATCCCTGATTTTATTA is a genomic window containing:
- a CDS encoding SLC13 family permease gives rise to the protein MPQTELITLIVFAVVLFFIINHKINRTIVAMLGASVLIIFGVFPDEIEAIRNYVDFNTLLLLFGMMLFVNVIRRTSLFSYVGIKTLRIFGINGYMLFISLTFLVAIISGFIDNVTTILVFIPITFAITDSLKVNYFPYVLGEIFASNIGGMATIIGDPPNIMIASAAGFSFSEFALVMYPIALINLLFMDMLFILVFKNDLQMKFDKETIKSFDTSHLIEDKKSFFLSIILFVTVIIAFSAQHFLGVESSTIAIIAGFFSLLILAPNQVRDTLNEVEWESLLFFFGLFLITGAMEETGVIADLSNIMVKVAGNSVKSFSMFILPVASLISGFIDNIPFTATMIPVVQHLQVVQPGIFSNLSPVWYSLAMGACLGGNATSIGASANIIGLAMLTQFKNKTILFKDFAKYGLLLVLGNIVISEIYLLLLFF
- a CDS encoding amidohydrolase, producing the protein MKTLLLKNGYIYPISREPFVGDILIEDGTIKQIGKDLQVKADEVIDATNKYIFPGFIDAHSHIGLFEEGVGASYQDGNEATDPITPQVRAIDAFYPEDAAIKRALSGGVTTVMIVPGSANPIGGQGAILKLNAQITDETILREPAGLKMALGENPKRVYGSFNKTPSTRLGNAAVIRDYFTKVRNYIEKKKTAEKEGKSFNETDIKFEIGEKVLKKKIPARIHAHRKDDILTAIRLSEEFGFDLVIEHATEAYKIPDFIKEKNIPLILGPLLGFRTKLETRDMRFESIRIINEKGILAALMSDHPVTHLEHASIQAATALRYGAKEEDLLKMLTINPAKILKIEKRLGTIDESKDADLVLWSGHPFDPRSIVEKTLINGTVVYES